A genomic stretch from Doryrhamphus excisus isolate RoL2022-K1 chromosome 23, RoL_Dexc_1.0, whole genome shotgun sequence includes:
- the LOC131110557 gene encoding cytoplasmic polyadenylation element-binding protein 4-like isoform X3, with amino-acid sequence MGDYGFGVLVKNSSGNKSAFPVRIPPHLQPQHPHHPSNPPSPPSFVNNTCSTNGGSAWLFPAVAQHSNMQDEILESDKSKALDLQDMQEKSQVQAQPQALSPGQQEAGTTLGELEGALPEDSLLEKGSLESSGGKEKLRMESPVLSGFDYQDTLGMGTGCTQSTSSSLTSFNNWSPAVPSTHSPVVGDDVGGFFGPAGSNGNAPPLLFQSFSHHTGPGFGAGGNFTPQIGPVTQHHPPTPHPQSYHPHSQGVPPQHRRSPASPHPPQPSFPPHAHRTGAFPQLPHLTPAQSKHPSPWGSYQSPSTPTSTTWSPGGYGGWGGTHGVREYRRGVGGGMTGLNSISPLKKSFPNNQVPSQKFPRNSSGFNHKGWVEDAVSRSDSVYPFQQERTRSFDGFNMHSLENSLIDIMRAEQDSLKGRFNFSHQGGDGPLPMNGHSSLFPMEDERSFGEDETTDQGLGGLGSAHCFPHLNGERIERYSRKVFVGGLPPDIDEDEITASFRRFGHLFVDWPHKAESKSYFPPKGYAFLLFQDESSVQALIDACIQEDGKLYLCVSSPTIKDKPVQIRPWNLNDSDFVMDGSQPLDPRKTIFVGGVPRPLRAAELAMIMDRLYGGVCYAGIDTDPELKYPKGAGRVAFSNQQSYIAAISARFVQLQHGEIDKRVEVKPYVLDDQLCDECQGTRCGGKFAPFFCANVTCLQYYCEYCWAAIHSRAGREFHKPLVKEGGDRPRHISFRWN; translated from the exons ATGGGGGACTACGGGTTTGGAGTTCTGGTGAAGAACAGCAGTGGCAACAAGTCTGCTTTTCCTGTAAGGATCCCTCCTCACCTCCAACCCCAGCACCCACACCACCCCTCcaacccccccagccccccctccTTTGTAAACAACACCTGCTCCACCAATGGGGGCAGTGCTTGGCTGTTCCCTGCTGTAGCCCAACACAGTAACATGCAAGATGAGATCCTGGAGTCGGACAAGTCGAAGGCTTTAGACCTCCAGGACATGCAGGAGAAGTCTCAGGTCCAGGCCCAGCCTCAGGCCCTCTCTCCGGGCCAGCAAGAGGCCGGCACAACCTTGGGGGAGCTCGAGGGAGCTCTTCCTGAAGACAGCTTATTGGAGAAAGGTTCTTTGGAGAGCAGTGGAGGCAAGGAGAAGCTAAGGATGGAGTCTCCAGTGCTTAGTGGGTTTGACTACCAGGACACCCTGGGGATGGGTACAGGGTGCACACAGTCCACCTCCTCCTCGCTGACGAGCTTCAACAACTGGTCCCCTGCtgttccatccacccattctcCAGTGGTTGGTGATGACGTTGGGGGCTTTTTTGGTCCTGCTGGCTCAAACGGCAATGCACCACCTTTGCTGTTCCAGAGCTTCTCTCACCACACCGGGCCTGGCTTTGGCGCCGGAGGAAATTTCACTCCTCAGATCGGACCGGTCACACAGCACCACCCTCCCACCCCTCACCCCCAGTCCTATCACCCTCACAGCCAGGGGGTGCCACCGCAGCACCGGCGCTCCCCAGCTAGCCCTCACCCGCCTCAACCCTCCTTCCCGCCGCACGCTCATCGCACAGGAGCCTTCCCCCAACTGCCCCACCTCACACCTGCCCAGAGCAAACACCCTTCACCCTGGGGAAGCTACCAGAGCCCCTCCACGCCCACATCGACCACCTGGAGCCCTGGGGGATATGGAGGCTGGGGGGGCACCCATGGTGTTAGGGAGTACCGACGTGGGGTAGGTGGAGGAATGACAGGCCTTAACTCCATCTCTCCGCTGAAGAAGTCCTTCCCCAACAATCAG GTTCCTTCACAGAAGTTTCCCCGAAATAGCTCTGGCTTCAATCACAAGGGCTGGGTGGAGGACGCAGTGAGCCGCAGTGATAGCGTGTACCCTTTCCAG CAGGAGAGAACCCGCTCCTTTGATGGTTTTAACATGCACTCTCTGGAGAACTCCCTGATTGACATTATGAGGGCTGAACAGGATTCCTTGAAAG GACGCTTCAACTTCTCTCACCAGGGTGGAGACGGGCCTCTGCCTATGAATG GTCATTCCTCGCTGTTCCCCATGGAGGATGAACGCTCTTTCGGGGAGGATGAGACCACAGACCAGGGCCTTGGTGGGCTTGGCTCAGCACACTGTTTCCCCCACCTCAACGGAGAACGCATAGAGCGTTATTCTCGCAAAGTGTTTGTTGGAGGGCTTCCCCCAGACATTGACGAAG ATGAAATCACTGCCAGTTTTCGTCGTTTTGGTCACTTGTTTGTAGACTGGCCTCACAAGGCAGAAAGCAAATCTTACTTCCCTCCAAAAG GGTACGCCTTCCTGCTCTTTCAAGATGAGAGCTCTGTTCAGGCTCTGATCGATGCCTGTATTCAAGAGGACGGCAAGCTGTACCTGTGTGTCTCCAGCCCCACCATTAAAGACAAGCCT GTCCAAATTCGACCCTGGAACCTAAATGACAGTGATTTTGTCATGGACGGGTCCCAGCCTCTGGATCCCAGGAAGACCATCTTTGTAGGAGGTGTCCCTCGTCCCCTACGTGCAG CGGAGCTGGCCATGATCATGGACCGTCTCTATGGCGGAGTGTGTTACGCTGGTATCGACACAGACCCTGAACTGAAATATCCAAAGGGAGCGGGGCGAGTGGCTTTCTCTAATCAGCAAAGCTATATTGCAGCCATCAGTGCCCGATTTGTTCAACTGCAGCATGGGGAGATTGATAAACGG GTGGAAGTGAAGCCATACGTACTGGACGACCAGCTGTGTGACGAGTGCCAGGGAACCCGCTGCGGGGGGAAGTTTGCGCCTTTCTTCTGCGCCAACGTGACCTGTCTGCAGTACTACTGCGAATACTGCTGGGCGGCCATCCATTCCCGCGCCGGCCGTGAGTTCCACAAGCCCCTGGTGAAGGAAGGTGGCGACCGACCACGGCACATCTCCTTCCGCTGGAACTAA
- the LOC131110557 gene encoding cytoplasmic polyadenylation element-binding protein 4-like isoform X2: MGDYGFGVLVKNSSGNKSAFPVRIPPHLQPQHPHHPSNPPSPPSFVNNTCSTNGGSAWLFPAVAQHSNMQDEILESDKSKALDLQDMQEKSQVQAQPQALSPGQQEAGTTLGELEGALPEDSLLEKGSLESSGGKEKLRMESPVLSGFDYQDTLGMGTGCTQSTSSSLTSFNNWSPAVPSTHSPVVGDDVGGFFGPAGSNGNAPPLLFQSFSHHTGPGFGAGGNFTPQIGPVTQHHPPTPHPQSYHPHSQGVPPQHRRSPASPHPPQPSFPPHAHRTGAFPQLPHLTPAQSKHPSPWGSYQSPSTPTSTTWSPGGYGGWGGTHGVREYRRGVGGGMTGLNSISPLKKSFPNNQVPSQKFPRNSSGFNHKGWVEDAVSRSDSVYPFQERTRSFDGFNMHSLENSLIDIMRAEQDSLKGRFNFSHQGGDGPLPMNARSYGRRRGHSSLFPMEDERSFGEDETTDQGLGGLGSAHCFPHLNGERIERYSRKVFVGGLPPDIDEDEITASFRRFGHLFVDWPHKAESKSYFPPKGYAFLLFQDESSVQALIDACIQEDGKLYLCVSSPTIKDKPVQIRPWNLNDSDFVMDGSQPLDPRKTIFVGGVPRPLRAAELAMIMDRLYGGVCYAGIDTDPELKYPKGAGRVAFSNQQSYIAAISARFVQLQHGEIDKRVEVKPYVLDDQLCDECQGTRCGGKFAPFFCANVTCLQYYCEYCWAAIHSRAGREFHKPLVKEGGDRPRHISFRWN, translated from the exons ATGGGGGACTACGGGTTTGGAGTTCTGGTGAAGAACAGCAGTGGCAACAAGTCTGCTTTTCCTGTAAGGATCCCTCCTCACCTCCAACCCCAGCACCCACACCACCCCTCcaacccccccagccccccctccTTTGTAAACAACACCTGCTCCACCAATGGGGGCAGTGCTTGGCTGTTCCCTGCTGTAGCCCAACACAGTAACATGCAAGATGAGATCCTGGAGTCGGACAAGTCGAAGGCTTTAGACCTCCAGGACATGCAGGAGAAGTCTCAGGTCCAGGCCCAGCCTCAGGCCCTCTCTCCGGGCCAGCAAGAGGCCGGCACAACCTTGGGGGAGCTCGAGGGAGCTCTTCCTGAAGACAGCTTATTGGAGAAAGGTTCTTTGGAGAGCAGTGGAGGCAAGGAGAAGCTAAGGATGGAGTCTCCAGTGCTTAGTGGGTTTGACTACCAGGACACCCTGGGGATGGGTACAGGGTGCACACAGTCCACCTCCTCCTCGCTGACGAGCTTCAACAACTGGTCCCCTGCtgttccatccacccattctcCAGTGGTTGGTGATGACGTTGGGGGCTTTTTTGGTCCTGCTGGCTCAAACGGCAATGCACCACCTTTGCTGTTCCAGAGCTTCTCTCACCACACCGGGCCTGGCTTTGGCGCCGGAGGAAATTTCACTCCTCAGATCGGACCGGTCACACAGCACCACCCTCCCACCCCTCACCCCCAGTCCTATCACCCTCACAGCCAGGGGGTGCCACCGCAGCACCGGCGCTCCCCAGCTAGCCCTCACCCGCCTCAACCCTCCTTCCCGCCGCACGCTCATCGCACAGGAGCCTTCCCCCAACTGCCCCACCTCACACCTGCCCAGAGCAAACACCCTTCACCCTGGGGAAGCTACCAGAGCCCCTCCACGCCCACATCGACCACCTGGAGCCCTGGGGGATATGGAGGCTGGGGGGGCACCCATGGTGTTAGGGAGTACCGACGTGGGGTAGGTGGAGGAATGACAGGCCTTAACTCCATCTCTCCGCTGAAGAAGTCCTTCCCCAACAATCAG GTTCCTTCACAGAAGTTTCCCCGAAATAGCTCTGGCTTCAATCACAAGGGCTGGGTGGAGGACGCAGTGAGCCGCAGTGATAGCGTGTACCCTTTCCAG GAGAGAACCCGCTCCTTTGATGGTTTTAACATGCACTCTCTGGAGAACTCCCTGATTGACATTATGAGGGCTGAACAGGATTCCTTGAAAG GACGCTTCAACTTCTCTCACCAGGGTGGAGACGGGCCTCTGCCTATGAATG CGAGAAGTTATGGCAGAAGACGAG GTCATTCCTCGCTGTTCCCCATGGAGGATGAACGCTCTTTCGGGGAGGATGAGACCACAGACCAGGGCCTTGGTGGGCTTGGCTCAGCACACTGTTTCCCCCACCTCAACGGAGAACGCATAGAGCGTTATTCTCGCAAAGTGTTTGTTGGAGGGCTTCCCCCAGACATTGACGAAG ATGAAATCACTGCCAGTTTTCGTCGTTTTGGTCACTTGTTTGTAGACTGGCCTCACAAGGCAGAAAGCAAATCTTACTTCCCTCCAAAAG GGTACGCCTTCCTGCTCTTTCAAGATGAGAGCTCTGTTCAGGCTCTGATCGATGCCTGTATTCAAGAGGACGGCAAGCTGTACCTGTGTGTCTCCAGCCCCACCATTAAAGACAAGCCT GTCCAAATTCGACCCTGGAACCTAAATGACAGTGATTTTGTCATGGACGGGTCCCAGCCTCTGGATCCCAGGAAGACCATCTTTGTAGGAGGTGTCCCTCGTCCCCTACGTGCAG CGGAGCTGGCCATGATCATGGACCGTCTCTATGGCGGAGTGTGTTACGCTGGTATCGACACAGACCCTGAACTGAAATATCCAAAGGGAGCGGGGCGAGTGGCTTTCTCTAATCAGCAAAGCTATATTGCAGCCATCAGTGCCCGATTTGTTCAACTGCAGCATGGGGAGATTGATAAACGG GTGGAAGTGAAGCCATACGTACTGGACGACCAGCTGTGTGACGAGTGCCAGGGAACCCGCTGCGGGGGGAAGTTTGCGCCTTTCTTCTGCGCCAACGTGACCTGTCTGCAGTACTACTGCGAATACTGCTGGGCGGCCATCCATTCCCGCGCCGGCCGTGAGTTCCACAAGCCCCTGGTGAAGGAAGGTGGCGACCGACCACGGCACATCTCCTTCCGCTGGAACTAA
- the LOC131110557 gene encoding cytoplasmic polyadenylation element-binding protein 4-like isoform X1, protein MGDYGFGVLVKNSSGNKSAFPVRIPPHLQPQHPHHPSNPPSPPSFVNNTCSTNGGSAWLFPAVAQHSNMQDEILESDKSKALDLQDMQEKSQVQAQPQALSPGQQEAGTTLGELEGALPEDSLLEKGSLESSGGKEKLRMESPVLSGFDYQDTLGMGTGCTQSTSSSLTSFNNWSPAVPSTHSPVVGDDVGGFFGPAGSNGNAPPLLFQSFSHHTGPGFGAGGNFTPQIGPVTQHHPPTPHPQSYHPHSQGVPPQHRRSPASPHPPQPSFPPHAHRTGAFPQLPHLTPAQSKHPSPWGSYQSPSTPTSTTWSPGGYGGWGGTHGVREYRRGVGGGMTGLNSISPLKKSFPNNQVPSQKFPRNSSGFNHKGWVEDAVSRSDSVYPFQQERTRSFDGFNMHSLENSLIDIMRAEQDSLKGRFNFSHQGGDGPLPMNARSYGRRRGHSSLFPMEDERSFGEDETTDQGLGGLGSAHCFPHLNGERIERYSRKVFVGGLPPDIDEDEITASFRRFGHLFVDWPHKAESKSYFPPKGYAFLLFQDESSVQALIDACIQEDGKLYLCVSSPTIKDKPVQIRPWNLNDSDFVMDGSQPLDPRKTIFVGGVPRPLRAAELAMIMDRLYGGVCYAGIDTDPELKYPKGAGRVAFSNQQSYIAAISARFVQLQHGEIDKRVEVKPYVLDDQLCDECQGTRCGGKFAPFFCANVTCLQYYCEYCWAAIHSRAGREFHKPLVKEGGDRPRHISFRWN, encoded by the exons ATGGGGGACTACGGGTTTGGAGTTCTGGTGAAGAACAGCAGTGGCAACAAGTCTGCTTTTCCTGTAAGGATCCCTCCTCACCTCCAACCCCAGCACCCACACCACCCCTCcaacccccccagccccccctccTTTGTAAACAACACCTGCTCCACCAATGGGGGCAGTGCTTGGCTGTTCCCTGCTGTAGCCCAACACAGTAACATGCAAGATGAGATCCTGGAGTCGGACAAGTCGAAGGCTTTAGACCTCCAGGACATGCAGGAGAAGTCTCAGGTCCAGGCCCAGCCTCAGGCCCTCTCTCCGGGCCAGCAAGAGGCCGGCACAACCTTGGGGGAGCTCGAGGGAGCTCTTCCTGAAGACAGCTTATTGGAGAAAGGTTCTTTGGAGAGCAGTGGAGGCAAGGAGAAGCTAAGGATGGAGTCTCCAGTGCTTAGTGGGTTTGACTACCAGGACACCCTGGGGATGGGTACAGGGTGCACACAGTCCACCTCCTCCTCGCTGACGAGCTTCAACAACTGGTCCCCTGCtgttccatccacccattctcCAGTGGTTGGTGATGACGTTGGGGGCTTTTTTGGTCCTGCTGGCTCAAACGGCAATGCACCACCTTTGCTGTTCCAGAGCTTCTCTCACCACACCGGGCCTGGCTTTGGCGCCGGAGGAAATTTCACTCCTCAGATCGGACCGGTCACACAGCACCACCCTCCCACCCCTCACCCCCAGTCCTATCACCCTCACAGCCAGGGGGTGCCACCGCAGCACCGGCGCTCCCCAGCTAGCCCTCACCCGCCTCAACCCTCCTTCCCGCCGCACGCTCATCGCACAGGAGCCTTCCCCCAACTGCCCCACCTCACACCTGCCCAGAGCAAACACCCTTCACCCTGGGGAAGCTACCAGAGCCCCTCCACGCCCACATCGACCACCTGGAGCCCTGGGGGATATGGAGGCTGGGGGGGCACCCATGGTGTTAGGGAGTACCGACGTGGGGTAGGTGGAGGAATGACAGGCCTTAACTCCATCTCTCCGCTGAAGAAGTCCTTCCCCAACAATCAG GTTCCTTCACAGAAGTTTCCCCGAAATAGCTCTGGCTTCAATCACAAGGGCTGGGTGGAGGACGCAGTGAGCCGCAGTGATAGCGTGTACCCTTTCCAG CAGGAGAGAACCCGCTCCTTTGATGGTTTTAACATGCACTCTCTGGAGAACTCCCTGATTGACATTATGAGGGCTGAACAGGATTCCTTGAAAG GACGCTTCAACTTCTCTCACCAGGGTGGAGACGGGCCTCTGCCTATGAATG CGAGAAGTTATGGCAGAAGACGAG GTCATTCCTCGCTGTTCCCCATGGAGGATGAACGCTCTTTCGGGGAGGATGAGACCACAGACCAGGGCCTTGGTGGGCTTGGCTCAGCACACTGTTTCCCCCACCTCAACGGAGAACGCATAGAGCGTTATTCTCGCAAAGTGTTTGTTGGAGGGCTTCCCCCAGACATTGACGAAG ATGAAATCACTGCCAGTTTTCGTCGTTTTGGTCACTTGTTTGTAGACTGGCCTCACAAGGCAGAAAGCAAATCTTACTTCCCTCCAAAAG GGTACGCCTTCCTGCTCTTTCAAGATGAGAGCTCTGTTCAGGCTCTGATCGATGCCTGTATTCAAGAGGACGGCAAGCTGTACCTGTGTGTCTCCAGCCCCACCATTAAAGACAAGCCT GTCCAAATTCGACCCTGGAACCTAAATGACAGTGATTTTGTCATGGACGGGTCCCAGCCTCTGGATCCCAGGAAGACCATCTTTGTAGGAGGTGTCCCTCGTCCCCTACGTGCAG CGGAGCTGGCCATGATCATGGACCGTCTCTATGGCGGAGTGTGTTACGCTGGTATCGACACAGACCCTGAACTGAAATATCCAAAGGGAGCGGGGCGAGTGGCTTTCTCTAATCAGCAAAGCTATATTGCAGCCATCAGTGCCCGATTTGTTCAACTGCAGCATGGGGAGATTGATAAACGG GTGGAAGTGAAGCCATACGTACTGGACGACCAGCTGTGTGACGAGTGCCAGGGAACCCGCTGCGGGGGGAAGTTTGCGCCTTTCTTCTGCGCCAACGTGACCTGTCTGCAGTACTACTGCGAATACTGCTGGGCGGCCATCCATTCCCGCGCCGGCCGTGAGTTCCACAAGCCCCTGGTGAAGGAAGGTGGCGACCGACCACGGCACATCTCCTTCCGCTGGAACTAA